Proteins found in one Drosophila innubila isolate TH190305 chromosome X, UK_Dinn_1.0, whole genome shotgun sequence genomic segment:
- the LOC117788750 gene encoding MAP kinase-activated protein kinase 2, which translates to MLSLQNQRQPKTTPLVDDYEISDTVLGLGINGKVVQCTNRRTKQNYALKVLLDNEKARREVDLHWRVSGCRHIVNIVDVYENTYSGRKCLLVVMECMEGGELFQRIQDKADGAFTEREAAQIMHEICAAIHYLHSRDIAHRDLKPENLLYTTKQPNAILKLTDFGFAKETFTNDTLQTPCYTPYYVAPEVLGPQKYDKSCDIWSLGVVMYIIMCGFPPFYSNNGLAISPGMKKRIRTGQYDFPDPEWTNVSQAAKDLIKGMLNVDPSKRLHIEDVLRNKWIAQFHAVPQTPLCTGRMLKEGEETWPEVQEEMTRSLATMRVDYDQMQIKALDKSNNPLLTKRRKKIEEIYAAQNK; encoded by the exons ATGCTTTCGCTGCAGAATCAACGGCAACCGAAGACGACGCCGCTCGTCGACGACTATGAAATCTCGGACACTGTGCTGGGACTGGGCATCAATGGAAAAGTGGTGCAGTGCACCAATCGACGCACCAAACAGAACTATGCCCTCAAAGTGCTGCTGGACAATGAGAAGGCGCGACGTGAGGTCGATTTGCATTGGCGGGTCAGCGGATGTCGACATATAGTCAATATAGTAGATGTCTACGAGAACACCTACAGTGGTCGCAAGTGTCTACTTGTCGTGATGGAATG cATGGAAGGTGGCGAGCTGTTCCAGCGCATACAGGACAAGGCGGATGGGGCATTCACGGAACGGGAGGCGGCACAGATAATGCACGAGATCTGTGCGGCAATACATTATCTGCACAGTCGCGATATCGCACATCGCGATCTCAAGCCAGAGAATTTGCTGTATACGACAAAGCAGCCAAATGCGATATTGAAACTGACCGATTTCGGTTTCGCCAAGGAGACATTCACCAATGATACCCTACAAACGCCCTGCTATACGCCCTACTATGTCG CTCCCGAAGTGCTCGGTCCGCAAAAGTATGACAAAAGCTGTGACATCTGGTCGCTGGGCGTGGTCATGTACATAATAATGTGCGGATTTCCGCCGTTCTACAGCAACAACGGTCTGGCCATATCGCCGGGCATGAAGAAACGCATACGCACCGGACAATATGATTTTCCCGATCCCGAATGGACGAATGTGAGTCAAGCGGCCAAGGATCTAATCAAGGGCATGCTGAATGTGGATCCCAGCAAGCGTCTGCACATCGAGGATGTGTTGCGCAACAAATGGATTGCCCAGTTCCATGCGGTGCCCCAAACGCCGCTCTGCACCGGCCGCATGCTCAAAGAGGGCGAGGAAACCTGGCCCGAAGTCCAGGAGGAGATGACACGATCGCTGGCCACCATGCGTGTCGATTACGATCAG ATGCAAATTAAGGCGCTGGACAAGTCCAACAATCCG